From the genome of Suricata suricatta isolate VVHF042 chromosome 3, meerkat_22Aug2017_6uvM2_HiC, whole genome shotgun sequence, one region includes:
- the PAQR6 gene encoding membrane progestin receptor delta, with protein sequence MCLERPAGRRSRRHPEAALRSAWRQRPAMLSVKLPQLLRIHQVPRVFWEDGIMSGYRRPSSSARDCVLSSFQMTNETVNIWTHFLPTWYFLWRLLALAGGPGFRAEPYHRPLLVFLLPACLYPFASCCAHTFSSMSPRARHICYFLDYGALSLYSLGCAFPYAAYSMPASWLHSRLHQLFVPAAALNSFLCTGLSCYSRFPELESPRLSKVLRTAAFAYPFLFDNLPLFYRLGLCWDAARGCGREALSSSHAYHLLCALLTGFLFASHLPERLAPGRFDYIGAQKGHLGVWGQE encoded by the exons ATGTGCCTGGAGAGGCCGGCGGGGCGGCGGAGCCGCCGCCACCCGGAGGCGGCGCTCAG GTCTGCGTGGAGGCAACGTCCCGCCATGCTCAGTGTCAAGCTCCCCCAACTCCTCCGCATCCACCAGGTCCCTCGG GTGTTCTGGGAAGACGGCATCATGTCAGGGTACCGCCGACCCAGCAGCTCCGCCCGGGACTGTGTCCTCAGCTCCTTCCAGATGACCAACGAGACGGTCAACATCTGGACTCACTTCCTGCCCACCTG GTACTTCCTGTGGCGCCTGCTGGCGCTGGCCGGGGGCCCGGGCTTCCGCGCGGAGCCCTACCACCGGCCGCTGCTCGTCTTCCTGCTGCCCGCCTGCCTCTACCCCTTCGCGTCGTGCTGCGCGCACACCTTCAGCTCCATGTCACCGCGCGCGCGCCACATCTGCTACTTCCTGGACTACGGGGCGCTCAGCCTCTACAGCCTGG gctgCGCCTTCCCCTATGCCGCCTACTCCATGCCGGCCTCCTGGCTGCATAGCCGCCTGCACCAGCTCTTTGTGCCCGCTGCCGCGCTCAATTCCTTTCTGTGCACCGGCCTCTCCTGCTACTCCCG gttcCCCGAGCTGGAAAGCCCGCGGCTCAGCAAGGTCCTCCGCACGGCCGCCTTCGCCTACCCCTTCCTCTTCGACAACCTGCCTCTCTTCTACCGG CTGGGCCTGTGCTGGGACGCGGCCCGCGGCTGCGGGCGGGAGGCGCTCAGCTCCAGCCACGCCTACCACCTGCTGTGCGCGCTGCTCACCGGCTTCCTCTTCGCCTCTCACCTGCCCGAGCGGCTGGCCCCCGGGCGCTTTGACTACATCG GAGcccaaaaggggcacctgggagtctGGGGCCAGGAGTGA
- the BGLAP gene encoding osteocalcin, which produces MRPLPFLALLALAALCLCPAGPADAKPSRAQSGRGAAFVSKQEGSEVVRRLRRYLDPGLGAPAPYLDPLEPKREVCELNPDCDELADHIGFQDAYRRFYGTA; this is translated from the exons ATGAGGCCCCTGCCGTTCCTGGCCCTGCTGGCCCTGGCTGcgctctgcctctgcccagccGGCCCGGCAG ATGCGAAGCCCAGCCGTGCACAGTCAGGCAGGGGTGCAG CCTTCGTGTCCAAGCAGGAGGGCAGTGAGGTGGTGAGGCGGCTCCGGCGCTACCTGGACCCCGGGCTGGG AGCCCCAGCCCCTTACCTGGACCCCCTGGAGCCCAAGAGGGAAGTCTGTGAGCTCAACCCGGACTGTGACGAGCTGGCGGACCACATCGGCTTCCAGGACGCGTACAGGCGCTTCTACGGCACGGCCTAG
- the LOC115287205 gene encoding solute carrier family 25 member 44-like produces MENTLVATGGRIFVRQVEAGGREAGEPCSRGLRAQGARCAHWGLGRGPRVLTGSRGRRQQGEERLEFRVRGGWGWRGRSPVGPGVEAAGGHAGRHVTVPPSIPEQLSHLCPKECPHIVFQAVSGPLAAATASVLTNPMDVIRTRVQVEGKSSITLTFRQLMAEEGPWGLMKGLSARIISATPSTIVIVVGYESLKKLSLRPELVDSRHWTHGNRCHHGNL; encoded by the exons ATGGAGAACACCCTGGTGGCCacaggggggag GATTTTTGTCCGTCAGGTGGAAGCCGGTGGCAGAGAGGCCGGAGAGCCCTGCTCCAGAGGACTCCGAGCTCAGGGCGCCAGATGTGCCCACTGGGGCCTCGGAAGGGGCCCGAGGGTCCTCACGGGTTCTCGGGGCAGAAGgcagcagggagaagagaggctgGAGTTCCGGGTCCGCggtggctgggggtggaggggccggTCCCCGGTGGGCCCGGGAGTGGAAGCCGCGGGAGGGCACGCGGGGCGGCACGTCACTGTCCCTCCCTCGATTCCAGAGCAGCTGTCGCACCTCTGCCCTAAGGAGTGCCCGCACATCGTCTTTCAAGCCGTCTCGGGGCCCCTGGCCGCGGCCACCGCTTCCGTCCTCACCAATCCCATGGACGTCATCCGAACCCGGGTGCAG GTTGAAGGCAAGAGCTCCATCACCCTGACCTTCAGACAGCTGATGGCAGAGGAGGGGCCTTGGGGGCTCATGAAGGGCCTATCGGCCAGGATCATCTCGGCCACGCCCTCCACCATCGTCATCGTGGTGGGCTACGAGAGCCTCAAGAAGCTCAGCCTCCGACCCGAGCTGGTGGACTCGAGACACTG GACTCACGGAAACAGATGTCACCATGGGAACCTCTGA
- the LOC115286898 gene encoding solute carrier family 25 member 44 isoform X1 has translation MEDKRNIQIIEWEHLDKKKFYVFGVAMTMMIRVSVYPFTLIRTRLQVQRGRSLYRGTFDAFIKILRAEGVTGLYRGFLVNTFTLISGQCYVTTYELTRKFVADYSQSNTVKSLVAGGSASLVAQSITVPIDVVSQHLMMQRKGERMGRFQVRGGPEGRGVAAFGQTKDIIRQILRADGLRGFYRGYVASLLTYIPNSAVWWPFYHFYADERLTRTPFLSVVRSWVA, from the exons ATGGAGGACAAACGCAACATCCAGATCATCGAGTGGGAGCACCTGGACAAGAAGAAGTTCTACGTGTTCGGCGTGGCGATGACGATGATGATCCGCGTCAGCGTGTACCCCTTCACCCTGATCCGCACGCGGCTGCAGGTCCAGAGGGGCAGGAGCCTCTACCGCGGGACTTTCGACGCCTTCATCAAGATCCTGCGGGCGGAAGGCGTGACTGGCCTCTACCGGGGCTTCCTGGTCAACACCTTCACCCTCATCTCTGGCCAGTGCTACGTCACCACGTACGAGCTCACCCGCAAGTTCGTCGCCGACTACAGCCAGAGCAACACGGTCAAGTCGCTGGTGGCCGGTGGCTCGGCCTCCCTCGTGGCCCAGAGCATCACGGTGCCCATCGACGTGGTGTCCCAGCACCTGATGATGCAGCGCAAGGGTGAGAGGATGGGCCGCTTCCAGGTGCGAGGGGGCCCCGAGGGGCGAGGGGTGGCTGCCTTTGGCCAAACCAAGGACATCATCAGGCAGATCCTGCGGGCCGACGGCCTCCGCGGCTTCTACCGAGGCTACGTGGCCTCGCTGCTCACCTACATCCCGAACAGCGCCGTCTGGTGGCCCTTCTACCACTTCTATGCAG ACGAGCGTTTGACTCGGACGCCTTTCCTCAGCGTGGTTAGGTCCTGGGTGGCGTAG
- the LOC115286898 gene encoding solute carrier family 25 member 44 isoform X2 — MEDKRNIQIIEWEHLDKKKFYVFGVAMTMMIRVSVYPFTLIRTRLQVQRGRSLYRGTFDAFIKILRAEGVTGLYRGFLVNTFTLISGQCYVTTYELTRKFVADYSQSNTVKSLVAGGSASLVAQSITVPIDVVSQHLMMQRKGRSCGPTASAASTEATWPRCSPTSRTAPSGGPSTTSMQTSV, encoded by the exons ATGGAGGACAAACGCAACATCCAGATCATCGAGTGGGAGCACCTGGACAAGAAGAAGTTCTACGTGTTCGGCGTGGCGATGACGATGATGATCCGCGTCAGCGTGTACCCCTTCACCCTGATCCGCACGCGGCTGCAGGTCCAGAGGGGCAGGAGCCTCTACCGCGGGACTTTCGACGCCTTCATCAAGATCCTGCGGGCGGAAGGCGTGACTGGCCTCTACCGGGGCTTCCTGGTCAACACCTTCACCCTCATCTCTGGCCAGTGCTACGTCACCACGTACGAGCTCACCCGCAAGTTCGTCGCCGACTACAGCCAGAGCAACACGGTCAAGTCGCTGGTGGCCGGTGGCTCGGCCTCCCTCGTGGCCCAGAGCATCACGGTGCCCATCGACGTGGTGTCCCAGCACCTGATGATGCAGCGCAAGG GCAGATCCTGCGGGCCGACGGCCTCCGCGGCTTCTACCGAGGCTACGTGGCCTCGCTGCTCACCTACATCCCGAACAGCGCCGTCTGGTGGCCCTTCTACCACTTCTATGCAG ACGAGCGTTTGA